In the Leptolyngbya sp. SIO1E4 genome, one interval contains:
- the mtnA gene encoding S-methyl-5-thioribose-1-phosphate isomerase, with protein sequence MAPLPHSIEWKAGALYLLDQTRLPLETVVEKQDSLEQVWDSIKQLKVRGAPAIGIAGAYGLVIGLREKTHLSAADFLIEVERQAHYLDTARPTAVNLHWALMRLVNQAKAIAGSPTEILAALEQAAIQIHDEDRQLCRAIGTHGVTLIQPGMGILTHCNAGALATSELGTALSPLYLAHEQGIPFRVYADETRPLLQGARLTSWELQQHGIDVTLICDSMAAHLMSQGIIDMVIVGTDRVAANGDVANKIGTLSVAIAAQYFEIPFYVACPYSTIDFETASGQTIVIEEREEAEVTHFGDRRTAPQAMKVRNPAFDVTPNHLVTGLITERGILRPPYGASLKANYAQALA encoded by the coding sequence ATGGCACCGCTACCTCACAGTATTGAATGGAAAGCGGGAGCGCTGTATCTGTTAGACCAAACTCGCCTGCCGTTGGAAACGGTTGTTGAAAAGCAAGACAGCCTGGAGCAGGTATGGGATTCGATTAAACAGCTCAAGGTGAGGGGTGCACCAGCCATTGGCATTGCGGGTGCCTACGGCTTAGTCATCGGTCTCCGAGAAAAAACTCATCTGAGTGCTGCAGATTTTCTGATTGAGGTTGAACGGCAAGCCCACTACCTCGACACCGCACGACCCACCGCCGTTAATTTACATTGGGCGCTGATGCGGCTGGTTAACCAGGCCAAGGCGATCGCAGGCTCCCCAACCGAGATCCTGGCAGCCCTTGAACAGGCCGCAATCCAAATTCACGACGAAGATCGCCAACTGTGCCGGGCCATTGGAACCCACGGGGTCACGTTGATTCAACCGGGGATGGGTATACTGACCCACTGTAATGCTGGGGCTTTAGCGACCTCAGAGTTAGGGACCGCCCTCTCGCCGCTGTATTTAGCCCACGAGCAAGGCATCCCGTTTCGGGTGTATGCCGATGAAACCCGCCCTCTTCTACAAGGGGCACGCCTAACCAGCTGGGAACTGCAGCAGCATGGCATCGATGTCACGCTTATCTGCGACAGCATGGCAGCGCACCTCATGAGTCAAGGGATAATCGACATGGTCATTGTGGGCACTGACCGCGTAGCCGCCAATGGGGATGTCGCCAACAAAATTGGGACGTTGAGCGTGGCGATCGCAGCCCAATATTTTGAGATTCCGTTTTATGTGGCCTGTCCTTACTCGACCATCGATTTTGAGACTGCCAGCGGCCAGACCATCGTGATTGAGGAGCGCGAGGAAGCAGAAGTGACTCATTTTGGAGATCGCCGCACCGCCCCTCAGGCCATGAAAGTTCGCAATCCTGCCTTTGACGTCACCCCTAATCACCTGGTCACCGGGCTGATTACCGAGCGCGGCATTTTGCGACCGCCCTATGGAGCCAGCCTGAAAGCGAACTACGCTCAAGCTTTAGCCTGA
- a CDS encoding NUDIX domain-containing protein, producing MAKQSAGLLMYRQPPQGLEVLLVHPGGPFWQKRNLGVWTIPKGLAEPGEDLFNTACREFIEETSLTPEAPFLELPEIRQSSKRVKAWAFEGDCDPTLVRSNTFTLEWPPRSGKIQEFPEVDGAQWFSLEKARCHIIKAQMPLLESLRAKLQHLQPNSP from the coding sequence ATGGCTAAACAAAGCGCCGGACTCTTGATGTATCGCCAACCTCCCCAGGGTCTTGAAGTGTTGCTTGTGCATCCTGGAGGGCCATTCTGGCAAAAGCGCAACCTCGGGGTTTGGACAATTCCAAAGGGCCTGGCTGAGCCTGGAGAAGACCTGTTCAATACTGCCTGTCGTGAATTTATCGAAGAGACCAGTCTGACCCCTGAAGCTCCATTTCTAGAGCTACCAGAGATTCGGCAATCGAGTAAGCGGGTGAAGGCTTGGGCGTTTGAAGGAGACTGCGATCCAACCTTGGTGCGGAGCAATACCTTCACCCTAGAATGGCCCCCTAGATCCGGGAAAATACAAGAATTTCCTGAGGTAGACGGAGCGCAGTGGTTTTCCCTAGAAAAGGCTCGGTGCCACATCATCAAGGCTCAAATGCCGCTGCTAGAAAGCCTCAGAGCAAAACTCCAGCACCTGCAGCCGAACTCGCCGTGA
- a CDS encoding PHP domain-containing protein encodes MLELHCHTTCSDGTLTPEQLVEAAIAAGVKALAITDHDTLAGWDRATVAAGTQLEIVPGLELSTVHRERSLHILGYYPNRTKLEPALQARIAGRKRRAQAMADKLAALGYPIELPAMPEDMAPGRPHIARALVAAGYVQAPQEAFTRWLGDNGPAYVQYDKFSAAEGIQLLLDCGAVPVWAHPHLFRGGTVATVLPELVNAGLMGVEVYHPHHSPSDERKLEALCAEYGLLMTGGSDYHGPAESKTQGAVSLNGLKVPLSLLPPLKQAAIALKAKMPTG; translated from the coding sequence ATGCTGGAATTGCATTGCCACACGACCTGTTCGGATGGCACGTTAACCCCTGAGCAGTTGGTAGAAGCCGCGATCGCAGCTGGGGTTAAAGCCCTAGCGATTACCGATCATGACACGCTGGCGGGTTGGGATCGGGCCACGGTCGCAGCCGGTACCCAACTCGAAATTGTCCCTGGCTTAGAACTCAGTACGGTTCATCGGGAGCGATCGCTCCACATCTTGGGCTATTACCCCAATCGAACCAAATTGGAACCGGCACTGCAGGCTCGGATTGCGGGTCGTAAACGGCGAGCTCAAGCAATGGCTGATAAACTCGCGGCCCTGGGCTACCCCATCGAACTCCCTGCCATGCCGGAGGACATGGCCCCAGGTCGCCCTCATATTGCTCGGGCTCTGGTGGCAGCTGGCTATGTCCAAGCGCCCCAGGAGGCGTTTACCCGTTGGTTGGGAGATAATGGCCCGGCCTATGTGCAATACGATAAATTTTCTGCCGCAGAAGGCATCCAACTGCTGTTAGACTGCGGCGCTGTGCCCGTGTGGGCACATCCCCATTTGTTTCGCGGCGGGACTGTGGCCACGGTGTTACCGGAGTTAGTGAACGCTGGCCTCATGGGTGTCGAAGTTTATCACCCCCATCACAGCCCTAGCGATGAACGCAAGCTAGAAGCCCTCTGTGCCGAGTATGGCCTGCTCATGACTGGGGGCAGTGACTACCATGGCCCGGCAGAGAGCAAAACCCAGGGTGCTGTCAGCCTCAATGGTCTGAAGGTGCCGCTGTCCCTGCTGCCACCTTTGAAGCAGGCTGCGATCGCCCTCAAAGCCAAGATGCCCACGGGATGA
- a CDS encoding CAAD domain-containing protein — MPEPENQAFHTDTTGATAPSDTDTTGATAPSDEVNQQFQQIWEKVSGLLANLPDYVTDFFQEYKRPLVTVGLILAAFVSVKLLLAILHAVNEVPLLAPTFELIGLGYSGWFVYRFLLKDANRQELTENVNSLKDQVLGKRG, encoded by the coding sequence ATGCCTGAGCCGGAAAACCAGGCGTTTCACACTGATACGACTGGAGCAACTGCTCCTAGTGACACTGATACGACTGGAGCAACTGCTCCTAGTGACGAGGTCAACCAGCAATTTCAACAGATTTGGGAAAAAGTTTCTGGACTCTTGGCGAATCTGCCTGACTATGTCACTGACTTCTTCCAAGAATACAAGCGGCCATTGGTGACAGTCGGCTTGATTTTAGCAGCCTTTGTTTCTGTCAAGCTGCTGCTGGCTATTCTGCACGCGGTCAATGAAGTGCCCTTGTTAGCGCCAACCTTTGAGCTGATCGGGCTAGGCTACAGCGGCTGGTTTGTCTACCGGTTTTTGCTGAAGGATGCCAACCGTCAAGAACTCACAGAGAACGTCAATTCTCTCAAAGATCAGGTCTTAGGCAAACGTGGATAG
- the hflX gene encoding GTPase HflX, translating into METIHGNLQGLKPNQLKQLQRLYHQRLPGDRFTTSEFAQRLAAISTELGQPVCVYLNRRGQVIRVGVGSPRQTRIPPLELPRYGAERLCGIRCIATQLKQGTPTTSDLTAMAMQRLDALLLVTLSGQGFQRRGGGATGYVQAVYLAHLVPHPEARWNVSDALSLDDIARQDFLALTDALEAEFRRVFVAQQVDAEHDRVIVVGLLTGNVKKAQFQYGLMEVQRLVETAGGEVLEILHQRRDRPHPQTVLGAGKVQEVALAAQTLGATLVVFDRDLSPAQVRNLETQVGVRVVDRTEVILDIFAQRARTGAGKLQVELAQLEYQLPRLTGRGQAMSRLGGGIGTRGPGETKLETERRAIQRRIARLQREVNQLQAHRDRLRQRRQRTDVPSVAVVGYTNAGKSTLLNALTNSEIYAADQLFATLDPTTRRLTVVDPETQTPRTLVLTDTVGFIQDLPESLMDAFRATLEEVTQADALLHVVDLSHPAWQSHIRSVMTILSVMPTTPGPILLAFNKLDQVGSEALALAKEEFPNAVFVSAQSRIGLETLRHKLFELANYALCL; encoded by the coding sequence ATCGAGACAATTCACGGCAACCTACAAGGGCTGAAGCCAAACCAGTTAAAGCAACTCCAGCGGCTGTATCATCAGCGGTTACCGGGCGATCGCTTCACGACGTCCGAGTTTGCTCAGCGTTTGGCAGCTATCAGCACAGAACTGGGCCAGCCTGTGTGTGTTTATCTCAATCGGCGCGGACAAGTTATCCGAGTGGGGGTGGGCAGTCCCCGACAAACGCGGATTCCACCCCTAGAGCTGCCGCGTTATGGGGCCGAGCGTTTGTGTGGTATTCGCTGCATTGCCACACAGCTAAAACAGGGGACGCCCACCACCAGTGACTTGACGGCAATGGCCATGCAGCGGCTAGATGCGCTGCTTCTGGTGACCCTCTCTGGGCAGGGGTTTCAGCGCCGAGGGGGAGGGGCCACGGGGTATGTGCAGGCGGTTTACCTGGCTCACCTGGTACCCCATCCAGAGGCCCGCTGGAATGTTTCGGATGCCCTCAGCCTGGACGACATTGCCCGACAAGATTTTCTGGCCCTTACCGATGCCCTAGAAGCTGAGTTTCGGCGGGTTTTTGTTGCTCAGCAAGTGGATGCTGAGCACGATCGCGTCATTGTGGTTGGGCTGTTGACAGGGAATGTGAAAAAGGCCCAGTTTCAATATGGTCTGATGGAGGTGCAGCGGCTGGTGGAAACCGCTGGTGGAGAAGTGCTCGAAATCTTACACCAACGCCGCGATCGCCCTCATCCTCAAACGGTTTTGGGAGCGGGTAAGGTGCAAGAGGTGGCGCTGGCGGCGCAAACCTTAGGGGCCACGCTGGTGGTGTTTGACCGAGATTTGTCTCCCGCTCAGGTTCGTAATCTAGAAACTCAAGTCGGGGTGCGAGTCGTAGACCGCACGGAGGTGATTTTAGATATCTTTGCCCAACGGGCGAGGACTGGGGCTGGCAAGCTGCAGGTTGAATTAGCCCAGCTAGAGTACCAGCTGCCGCGACTCACTGGGCGCGGGCAAGCCATGTCTCGACTGGGGGGCGGTATCGGAACCCGAGGGCCGGGGGAAACGAAATTAGAGACAGAGCGTCGTGCTATTCAGCGGCGTATTGCCCGCCTGCAGCGTGAGGTTAATCAGCTCCAGGCTCACCGCGATCGCCTGCGCCAGCGACGGCAGCGAACTGATGTGCCCTCCGTTGCCGTCGTGGGGTATACCAATGCCGGCAAGTCTACCCTGCTCAATGCCCTGACCAACTCGGAGATTTATGCCGCAGATCAGCTGTTTGCCACGCTAGATCCGACCACGCGGCGGCTGACGGTTGTCGATCCTGAAACGCAAACTCCGCGAACTCTAGTGCTGACAGATACCGTAGGATTTATTCAAGATTTGCCGGAGTCGTTAATGGATGCCTTCCGGGCCACCCTAGAAGAAGTGACCCAGGCGGATGCTTTGCTCCACGTTGTGGATTTATCTCACCCGGCCTGGCAGAGCCACATTCGCTCGGTAATGACGATTTTATCCGTCATGCCGACGACACCTGGCCCCATTTTGCTGGCCTTTAACAAGCTTGATCAGGTGGGGAGCGAGGCGTTAGCACTCGCCAAGGAAGAATTTCCCAATGCGGTATTTGTTTCAGCACAATCCCGTATTGGCCTGGAGACCTTACGGCATAAACTATTTGAATTGGCGAACTATGCCCTTTGCCTCTAA
- a CDS encoding peptidylprolyl isomerase has protein sequence MELLKVGDLTLPAAEVMPLLSKTGMLPRLVQEVVIEAAIAGIELTPEEVAAAEAEFCKRNQINTPDEAKAWAQQRYGAPDLVPTIAARERRLAKFKQTSFSKEVDSYFLQRKRTLDRVLYSLIRTTQVGLAQELYFRIHDDGQPFADLAKEYSEGQEAKTGGLIGPVELSVPHPSLAGMLSISQPGQVWPPRRIGEWYIVVRLEKFFPAQLDEAMEQRLMDEMFQQWLKEQLQGVAVSMLTPDTIPVQAEAVSEISSQGTDVLTGKNGELPRGETPVSELATQDNPGENIAPVTDTTAPAETSETDPWS, from the coding sequence ATGGAATTGCTAAAGGTTGGCGATCTCACCCTCCCAGCGGCAGAAGTCATGCCCTTGTTGAGCAAGACCGGTATGTTGCCCCGTTTGGTGCAAGAGGTCGTGATTGAGGCTGCGATCGCCGGGATTGAACTCACCCCTGAGGAAGTGGCTGCGGCTGAAGCTGAATTCTGCAAACGTAATCAAATCAATACCCCAGATGAGGCGAAGGCATGGGCACAGCAGCGCTACGGTGCCCCTGATCTCGTGCCCACCATCGCTGCTCGGGAAAGGCGACTGGCTAAGTTCAAACAAACCTCCTTTTCCAAGGAGGTAGATTCCTACTTCTTGCAGCGCAAGCGAACCCTAGATCGAGTCTTGTATTCTCTAATCCGAACGACCCAGGTGGGGCTGGCCCAGGAACTGTACTTTCGGATTCACGATGACGGCCAGCCTTTTGCCGATTTGGCGAAGGAGTATTCGGAAGGGCAGGAGGCGAAGACGGGGGGGCTGATTGGGCCGGTGGAACTAAGCGTGCCCCATCCCTCATTGGCAGGCATGCTCTCTATCAGTCAGCCTGGGCAGGTGTGGCCCCCTCGACGCATTGGAGAATGGTACATCGTTGTTCGCTTAGAGAAGTTTTTCCCGGCGCAGCTAGATGAAGCTATGGAGCAGCGCCTAATGGATGAGATGTTTCAGCAATGGCTGAAGGAGCAGCTACAGGGCGTTGCGGTCAGCATGCTAACCCCTGATACAATTCCAGTGCAGGCTGAAGCAGTCTCTGAGATCTCCAGCCAAGGAACGGACGTGCTAACCGGGAAGAACGGAGAGTTACCCCGTGGGGAAACGCCAGTTTCTGAATTGGCGACTCAAGATAATCCTGGAGAAAACATCGCGCCTGTGACTGATACAACAGCCCCTGCAGAGACCTCTGAAACGGATCCCTGGTCGTAG
- a CDS encoding L-lactate dehydrogenase, with amino-acid sequence MFETLFTQNPQPQRTLDPLRPLKGVIVGAGQVGLACAYSMLIQNVFDEMVLVDINQEKLEGEVMDLEQGMPFVQPTQITGGTLADGAGADIVIVTAGAAQKPGESRLDLVQKNVEILKKLVPDIVTHCPEAILLMVTNPVDVLTYVAWKLSGLPRARVLGSGTVLDTGRFRYLLARQIQIDARSLHAYIIGEHGDSEVPVWSQANIAGNRIIDGASSSRDREILEDIFRQTKNAAYEIIRRKGSTSYAIGLAVTQVVQSIIRDQSRVLTVSSLLDEIYGIQDICLSLPAIVNRMGVTRVINLSLNETEQAQLQHSAQTLRSVIDQIQF; translated from the coding sequence ATGTTTGAAACCCTATTTACCCAAAATCCCCAGCCCCAGCGGACGTTGGATCCCCTACGTCCGCTAAAGGGGGTGATTGTTGGCGCCGGTCAAGTGGGGCTAGCCTGTGCCTACTCCATGCTGATCCAGAATGTCTTTGATGAAATGGTGCTGGTTGACATCAATCAGGAAAAGCTAGAAGGGGAGGTCATGGATCTGGAGCAGGGCATGCCCTTTGTGCAACCCACGCAGATTACCGGGGGTACCTTAGCCGATGGGGCTGGGGCCGATATTGTCATTGTGACGGCAGGGGCGGCCCAAAAGCCTGGGGAAAGTCGGTTAGATTTGGTGCAGAAGAATGTTGAAATCCTTAAAAAGTTAGTTCCTGATATCGTCACCCACTGCCCTGAAGCCATTTTGTTGATGGTCACGAATCCGGTAGATGTGCTTACCTACGTCGCCTGGAAACTGTCTGGCCTGCCTCGGGCACGGGTGCTAGGCTCGGGCACAGTGCTAGATACGGGGCGCTTTCGCTACCTGCTGGCCCGTCAGATCCAGATTGATGCCCGTAGTCTGCATGCCTACATCATCGGTGAGCATGGCGATAGTGAAGTGCCGGTCTGGAGTCAGGCAAATATCGCCGGCAATCGAATTATCGATGGGGCTTCATCTAGCCGCGATCGCGAAATCTTAGAAGATATTTTCAGGCAAACGAAAAACGCTGCCTACGAGATCATCCGACGGAAAGGTTCCACCAGCTATGCCATTGGTTTGGCGGTTACACAGGTTGTACAATCTATCATTCGTGACCAGAGTCGGGTGCTCACGGTCAGTTCTCTGCTGGATGAGATTTACGGCATTCAAGATATCTGCCTGAGCCTGCCTGCGATTGTGAACCGGATGGGGGTGACTCGGGTGATCAACCTTAGCCTGAACGAAACTGAACAGGCACAACTCCAACACTCAGCTCAAACTCTGCGCAGCGTCATCGATCAGATTCAGTTTTGA
- a CDS encoding MBL fold metallo-hydrolase encodes MYATWLDSNSWLWEVAGQRILVDPWLVGPLVFGNAPWLFRGERPTPCSLPENIDAILLSQGLEDHAHPQTLEALDKTIPVIGSPNAAKVARQFGFTEVTALDHGEDLARDGWAIKAVPGSPIGPTLLENGYVLTENASGLRLFYEPHGFHKTELRAEAPVDVVITPMLDLALPLVGPIIRGRKSIQELADWLQPQVMLPTANAGEAEYHGLLASLLRVSGSVEAVRRQFAEAGKSIQVIEPKVGDRVELPLTPRSIAA; translated from the coding sequence ATGTATGCGACTTGGCTTGACAGCAACAGTTGGCTTTGGGAAGTTGCTGGTCAGCGAATTTTGGTCGACCCTTGGCTTGTAGGGCCACTGGTATTTGGTAATGCCCCTTGGCTATTCCGAGGGGAACGCCCAACCCCTTGTTCGCTGCCAGAGAACATAGATGCTATTTTGCTATCTCAGGGTCTGGAAGATCATGCCCATCCTCAGACCCTGGAAGCCTTAGATAAGACAATACCTGTGATTGGTTCTCCCAATGCGGCCAAGGTTGCCCGCCAATTTGGGTTTACCGAGGTCACAGCGCTAGATCACGGTGAAGACTTAGCCCGCGATGGATGGGCGATTAAAGCAGTTCCCGGATCGCCTATTGGCCCGACCCTCTTAGAGAACGGTTACGTACTGACAGAGAATGCTAGTGGGCTCAGGCTCTTTTACGAACCTCACGGGTTTCACAAGACTGAGCTGCGGGCTGAAGCGCCTGTAGACGTGGTGATCACGCCCATGTTAGATCTGGCGCTGCCGTTGGTCGGGCCCATTATTCGAGGCCGTAAGAGCATTCAAGAGTTGGCAGATTGGCTGCAGCCTCAGGTAATGTTGCCGACTGCGAATGCTGGAGAGGCAGAATATCATGGGCTTCTCGCTTCCTTACTTAGGGTCTCTGGGAGTGTTGAAGCAGTGCGTCGCCAGTTTGCTGAAGCGGGGAAGTCAATCCAGGTCATTGAGCCTAAGGTGGGCGATCGCGTAGAGTTGCCCTTGACCCCTCGCTCAATTGCAGCTTAA
- a CDS encoding M23 family metallopeptidase: MRFRLPRPYTILITRTGETPLAVTLRPLPFIILGLVLASMPITWVTKLVSQNVQLTERNENLTETANEVLLELETLDEEIEDLRERAGLPEGDVPAYPSTVEQSQGGVEQTAPAEDLFQLAKAQMPQLNSHLEANVRPALEETLAEEMARSAAFPSAKPLKGWLDVSSEFGLRPNPFGGRNYEMHSGIDFRGPIGTPIYATADGVVVTAQYSGGYGQKVVIDHGYGHSTLYAHMSAIAVDVGDQVKRGDNIGALGNTGRSSGPHLHYEIHRDNKAVNPRHYLRLNDDF; this comes from the coding sequence ATGCGCTTTCGACTTCCACGCCCTTACACCATTTTGATTACTCGAACTGGTGAGACGCCCTTGGCTGTTACGCTTCGTCCCTTACCCTTCATAATTCTGGGTTTAGTGCTGGCGTCTATGCCCATTACTTGGGTCACCAAATTAGTTTCCCAAAATGTACAGCTTACAGAGCGCAACGAAAACCTAACTGAAACCGCTAACGAGGTTTTGTTAGAGCTAGAAACGCTGGATGAGGAAATTGAAGACCTTAGGGAGCGGGCTGGTTTGCCGGAAGGGGACGTTCCAGCGTATCCGTCAACAGTTGAGCAATCGCAGGGAGGCGTTGAACAGACCGCGCCTGCTGAAGACTTATTTCAACTGGCAAAAGCCCAGATGCCTCAACTAAACTCCCATCTGGAGGCGAATGTTCGCCCTGCTTTGGAAGAAACTTTAGCGGAAGAAATGGCACGCTCTGCGGCCTTCCCCAGTGCGAAACCGCTGAAGGGCTGGCTAGATGTTTCCTCCGAATTTGGGCTACGTCCAAATCCTTTCGGAGGTCGCAACTATGAGATGCATAGCGGCATCGATTTCCGCGGCCCTATTGGAACCCCTATCTATGCCACTGCAGATGGTGTTGTGGTGACAGCACAATATTCTGGCGGGTATGGCCAAAAAGTTGTGATTGACCATGGTTATGGCCACAGTACTCTGTATGCCCATATGTCTGCCATTGCGGTAGACGTTGGCGACCAAGTGAAGCGAGGTGACAATATCGGTGCCTTAGGGAATACAGGCCGCTCTTCTGGGCCTCATCTACATTATGAGATTCACCGTGACAATAAGGCTGTGAATCCACGTCACTATCTGCGGCTGAACGATGATTTCTAG
- the aroC gene encoding chorismate synthase, with protein sequence MGNTFGHLFRITTFGESHGGAVGVVIDGCPPRIPISPEEIQAELDRRRPGQSKITTPRKEADRCEILSGVFQGQTLGTPISILVWNKDTRPQDYSEMATTYRPSHADATYDSKYGIRNYQGGGRSSARETIGRVAAGAIAKKILRQYAEIEIIGYVKRIQDIEGGVDPDLVTLEQVERNIVRCPDADAAQRMIDRVEQVRDQGDSIGGVVECVARGVPKGLGSPVFDKLEADLAKGVMSLPASKGVELGSGFAGTLLTGSQHNDEFYGDESGNWRTRTNRSGGTQGGISNGENIIIRVAFKPTATIRKAQKTVTNSGEATVLAAKGRHDPCVLPRAVPMVESMMALVLCDHLLRHHGQCRLFD encoded by the coding sequence ATGGGTAATACGTTCGGGCATCTCTTTCGCATCACCACCTTTGGAGAATCTCATGGAGGTGCTGTCGGTGTCGTGATCGACGGTTGTCCGCCTCGGATCCCAATCTCTCCTGAGGAAATCCAAGCCGAGTTAGATCGTCGTCGCCCTGGGCAAAGCAAGATTACCACTCCCCGCAAAGAGGCTGATCGGTGCGAGATTCTGTCTGGTGTTTTTCAGGGACAGACCCTGGGGACGCCCATCTCAATTTTGGTGTGGAATAAAGATACCCGACCCCAAGACTATAGTGAGATGGCGACGACCTATCGCCCTTCCCATGCGGATGCTACCTATGACAGCAAGTACGGTATTCGCAACTATCAAGGGGGCGGACGGTCTTCTGCGCGAGAAACCATTGGTCGGGTGGCTGCGGGTGCGATCGCCAAAAAGATTCTCAGACAATATGCCGAAATCGAAATTATCGGCTACGTGAAGCGTATCCAAGATATTGAAGGGGGCGTTGACCCAGACTTGGTAACCCTAGAGCAAGTCGAGCGTAATATTGTGCGTTGCCCTGATGCGGACGCTGCTCAACGCATGATTGATCGGGTTGAGCAAGTACGTGACCAAGGGGATTCGATTGGTGGCGTTGTTGAGTGTGTTGCCCGAGGTGTTCCTAAAGGGCTCGGGTCTCCAGTATTTGACAAACTAGAAGCCGATCTCGCCAAGGGCGTGATGTCTCTGCCTGCCAGTAAGGGGGTTGAGTTAGGGTCAGGTTTTGCCGGAACTTTACTCACCGGCAGCCAACATAACGACGAATTTTATGGAGACGAATCAGGTAACTGGCGTACGCGCACGAACCGGTCTGGTGGAACCCAAGGCGGGATTTCCAACGGAGAGAACATTATTATCCGAGTTGCCTTTAAACCGACTGCAACCATCCGCAAAGCCCAGAAAACAGTTACCAATTCGGGAGAAGCAACGGTGCTGGCAGCAAAAGGGCGCCACGATCCCTGTGTATTACCTCGGGCCGTCCCGATGGTTGAATCAATGATGGCGTTAGTGCTCTGCGATCATTTACTCCGCCACCATGGGCAGTGTCGACTATTCGACTAG